Sequence from the Eleutherodactylus coqui strain aEleCoq1 chromosome 13, aEleCoq1.hap1, whole genome shotgun sequence genome:
aataatgatGATTTATTCTCAGGTCTTAGTGTACCAAAAATGTTTTCAGAAgcatcaatgaaaaaaaaaggtgatTGCTTGCATCTTAACATTGCTGGATGGTAGAAAAGAAGAAGCCTTAAATCCTTGTTGCTTTGCCTATGTCAGTACGGTGACTGAAGGTCTACTGCAGAACGATGTCAACCTGGGAGCATCCATTCCTCGTTAGCGCCGGATTTCAATGGCAGTTTTCATTAGAAGAGCTTTACGAGCCACTCGTCTCTATCCGTCTCAGGACACGAGAGCCTTACAAGGTGGCAGGTTGGAATACCAAGCGATTCCCTTTCCTCTCTTACCCCGCTCTGCTGCCCCTCAGACATCCTGCTCCTCAAACACCTCAAGGAAGAGTGGTGGGAAGAGTTCTGTGGGGCACTCGACTTTCATGTGTAGGAAGCGACTGGCATGACAAGCTCCAATCATGCGCAAGTCAGTCACTTTCATCAGGAGCTTAGGCCAGAAGTGGGGAATGTTGTGTTTGCGGTGGTTGATGTAGTGTTCGAAGGCGAGGAGGTACGTTTCCTGACATTTCTCTATCTTGTCCGTGCAGATCAGACCTGTTCGGTCTAGGAAAGGAAAGAAAACTTTAGAACATGAGACAGGAAACAAGTCTGAATTCTATCTTGCTATAGTTGGTGCAATCTTAtaacagggtgattcaaaagttaGGGCCACCCGCAATATCTTCTGAACGAAATACAagcagaaaaaaactttttggcactatggtggtgcctgGCTGTTTCAGCCATCTTTGCGACAGTCATCTTGGATTAAGCCCAAGAAACTTCACTGGAAAGAGGGTGATGGGATACATGATTCATGGTTACAAGTTGATAGGTGCAGTAACTATTTCCACTGaggtttcttgggctgaatccaagatggctaccACCATAGTAGCAAAAAGTTTCCAGCCATCCatttaagtgttctacaaagtatctCTTTTCGTTCAGAAGACATTCCACTAATTAAAATGGTTTTCTGAGGTtactagaaaaagaaaaattcacaGGAGAGCAGAAAATTGGCTCTTCATGAATATAAGCACTCCAATTGTATTGTAATCACCTGAGGACATGAGCAAGACAGCCTGCAGCAGAGCCACTTCTGTGTCGTCGAGATTAAATGCAGACAAAGATCGTCCCAAGTCAAATATGGCATCAGAGACCACCCCTAGTCCTCCGTTCTTTAGCTGTTCTTGCTTCACTGCCATCTCACCACTCAGCGTTAGGGTCTCGCTGTCAGGATCGTAACGCACAGCAGCCCGGAGAGACATGATCTCCATACAGCATCCTTTCAACAGGATGATCTGGTCTTCACAAGGTAGCTACAAATAGAAGAGCAGGTCAAAACCAGTAATACAGACAGTGTACAGtactaatatataaataaaagagaAATTAAAATCTCATACAATTAGCTTATTgcgttattttaaccctttgcaatccaattttggattcagggttttctagggggctttctctttctgccattttacaatgctgccatctgctggctagagccaatactgcagtatgtgacatgctggagaggcccccaacaacaaagcggccagtaatatacagtaagaataccctgtcggacgtcttccgacatcggagcttacaggcttcaatcagaatgttggaagatgttagacaggggattggagagggttaacagCTGCTATTCTTGCCTACATGCTATTTCAATATAATTAGCCTAAGGCGGTGGTCTCCAACTTTTGAGAAACTCCAACTTCCAGCCTGCACTAACAAACTCGGATGGCCATAGCCTGTTGGGTGTTGTAATTTCACAACGCTGGAGAGCCACAGTCTGGAGACCACTaacctaaggcctcgttcacacagcttTTTTCACTATACTGTGGGATTTCGTCTCGGGGTTCTGTCACATGGTATGGAGATGGAACCCCCTTAACAGGGCCATTCGTTGTGATTAGTCAAATGGCCCGCAATGGGTGTCTGTTTTACAATGATTCAATTTGTTTCTACTATATTTGGAGTATAAAACAGTCAACTTTGCTATTCTGTAAGATCAAACCTAGAGGAAGTAAACAGAATTCTTGTCAAATGGACAGAACCCCAAGACGGAATCCCACAGTGTAGTGAAAACGCTGTGCAAAGAAAGCCTAAGGCTTCATGTACATGGCTATACAGGGTGCCGACAGACTGCTACGGGCCCATACTGTATCTCAGTGTGCCTAAAATGTATAAAGAAGCACATAGAAAACCTGAAGAATAAAACTCTGGTATGTGTCATTGCATGACGTATGACAGTGGTATTAGGTATTAGAATAGCACACTTTTGGTGCCACCAATATCTACAGTCCATGTACAGGCCGAAACTTTTTTTCCTTCAGGCCAACTCTGTAACTGTCGCaacttaattaaaggggttttctgggtttTTATTACTGATGACTTATCTTTCCAACTCAAACCCCAATGCAGATCAAGGAGTGTAGTAGGCatctttgctcccattgatttacaaTGGGATTGAAGCCACTGAATAGATTTCCTTCTCTGACCTTGAAGACGATGTTTGGTCCTACTGCACTGACACCAGGCTGGGCGATCAACTGTTTGCCAGAGATCCGGAATGGTGTTCCTTGCCGATTaactattgacaacctatccagaggataggtcatcaatagcaaaagcctggaaaacccctttgggccggtttcacatgggcgataaaatcgcTAAAGATTTGTGAGTtgagagacacacaaatatgaaccccattgatttgaagggggtcatacatatgatcgatgttttcctgcatgaaacagcgttgcgatgcgagaaacacattgcagcatgttctatcgtcCTGCATTGGACCGGCAGCAGGAGCgccagccccatttaaagcaatgggagaaccctgcgatcctctgtgacagcagcggtaGTGGATTCCTTTCTCCCTATGGGAAATCCCTTTAGACGCGGTAGGGAAATCTCTTCAACcgtgccactgctgtcacagcaatgggatgaagagATTCCccgtagtgatgcgaggctgttttcacataaaaacgccaagcatccacggggctttcagaTGGTGGAAAGTACGATATCgggatatcacactcgcccgtgtgaaactagcctaaaaggCACTCTCCacgtgtaaactattgatgaccatcaatagtagataagcGAGCGTGCACCGcatgggatccctgctgatcagctgttcaccgggcTTCTttgcttgtgcactgaactgcaggaagcacacagttcCATTCCCATTGCactggtcaggcttggtattactcacaaagttcccattcacttcaatgggaacttgacctgcgataccaagcctggccactgctttCTTCCAGCTCTGTGTATGAGAGTACCAGCCCAGCATATAGCTGATCAGTCGGGTTCACCTTTGGCAGACGTCCATTAATCTGCTATAGATGCCCATCAATAATGTACAACTGGAAAGTCTCTTTAAACATTATTTTCCACATAACTCACCTCAGAGAACATGGGCAGCTTCTTGGCAAAGTCCACCACTCGAGTAATCGCTGGGGTGATTATTTTGGTGAACTCACTGAACGCTTCAAGATCAACTTTATCCCCATCTGGCATTGACGCCATGGGAGACTGCCCTATGTCTTCAGGCTTTCAGGTTggaggagaagaaaagagaaacaaAGATGTCATAAATTTGTAAGTAAGTAGAATGAACCAAAATAGGAAATCAACATTAGTGTACAAGTAGAACAAAGTTCATAAATAGCAAAGTATGTTGCATGAATATTTTCTAGAAAAAGGTAAGCAAAATTAGAGGCCCGGATTATTTGCTTGCCTGGCGTTTATCCAGCAGAGGGAGCTGTTCATCAAGATAGGACAACAGTAAAGGAAAGAGAGCGTGTTCCCTCCACGTGACACAGAGAGG
This genomic interval carries:
- the THRA gene encoding thyroid hormone receptor alpha isoform X1, which translates into the protein MDQNLSGLDCLSEPDEKRWPDGKRKRKNSQCMGKGGMSGDSSVSLLSAGYIPSYLDKDEPCVVCSDKATGYHYRCITCEGCKGFFRRTIQKNLHPSYSCKYDGCCIIDKITRNQCQLCRFKKCIAVGMAMDLVLDDSKRVAKRKLIEENRERRRKEEMIKTMQQRPEPNSEEWELIRIVTEAHRSTNAQGSHWKQRRKFLPEDIGQSPMASMPDGDKVDLEAFSEFTKIITPAITRVVDFAKKLPMFSELPCEDQIILLKGCCMEIMSLRAAVRYDPDSETLTLSGEMAVKQEQLKNGGLGVVSDAIFDLGRSLSAFNLDDTEVALLQAVLLMSSDRTGLICTDKIEKCQETYLLAFEHYINHRKHNIPHFWPKLLMKVTDLRMIGACHASRFLHMKVECPTELFPPLFLEVFEEQDV
- the THRA gene encoding thyroid hormone receptor alpha isoform X2, with translation MDQNLSGLDCLSEPDEKRWPDGKRKRKNSQCMGKGGMSGYIPSYLDKDEPCVVCSDKATGYHYRCITCEGCKGFFRRTIQKNLHPSYSCKYDGCCIIDKITRNQCQLCRFKKCIAVGMAMDLVLDDSKRVAKRKLIEENRERRRKEEMIKTMQQRPEPNSEEWELIRIVTEAHRSTNAQGSHWKQRRKFLPEDIGQSPMASMPDGDKVDLEAFSEFTKIITPAITRVVDFAKKLPMFSELPCEDQIILLKGCCMEIMSLRAAVRYDPDSETLTLSGEMAVKQEQLKNGGLGVVSDAIFDLGRSLSAFNLDDTEVALLQAVLLMSSDRTGLICTDKIEKCQETYLLAFEHYINHRKHNIPHFWPKLLMKVTDLRMIGACHASRFLHMKVECPTELFPPLFLEVFEEQDV